The DNA sequence TTGCTGAACAGGAGCTGGTGGATGCCAGTGAACGTGTGGGCCTCCTGCACTCTCAGGtaaataatataatttttatattttttttaaatacagtcatACGATTTATGATTCAACATGATGATATTTTATATGCGTTATGTTTTGAGTGACAATTACCTTTCTGTCCCAGAACACAAGCCTTCTTAACACCAAGAAGAAGCTTGAGTCTGACCTTGTCCAGATCCAGAGTGAAGTAGATGACACTGTTCAGGAAGCCAGGAATGCAGAGGAAAAAGCCAAGAAGGCCATTACCGATGTATGTTTTCTCTTTGTAACGTTGTGCTTTAATTGATTCGAAAGAATgctcttcaacaaaaaaaaacaaaacaaaacaatcctgTCCTTTCTAGGCTGCAATGATGGCTGAGGAGCTGAAGAAAGAACAGGACACCAGCGCGCATCTggagaggatgaagaagaacctGGAAGTTGCTGTCAAGGACCTACAGCATCGCCTGGATGAGGCTGAGAACCTGGCCATGAAGGGTGGCAAGAAGCAGCTTCAGAAACTTGAATCTCGGGTAAGACAGTGAAGTGAACCGACTCGAATCTAGTATAAAATATGGCagttacatttgaaaaacaatccCCAGGTGCGTGAGCTTGAGACAGAGGTTGAGGCAGAGCAGCGACGTGGAGCCGAAGCTGTTAAGGGTGTCCGAAAATATGAGAGGAGGGTGAAGGAGCTCACTTACCAGGTAAATATCACTTAGCATGCATATGTCGAAGAAATTAACCTAAAATTAGATGTATTCAAACTTGCAAACCTGTATTTTTGTTCACAGACTGAAGAGGACAAGAAAAACGTCATCAGACTGCAGGATCTGGTTGATAAATTGCAGCTCAAGGTGAAGGCCTACAAGAGGCAGGCGGAGGAAGCGGTAAGAATCTACAAGAAAATGtatatacatgcacacacacacacacacacacacacacacatagtacaacggtatataattttttttatggtaAATTTTAATGTATTTCCAACTTAAATCTTCTGCATGACTTTTCAGGAAGAGCAGGCAAATGTTCACCTGTCCAAGTGCAGGAAGGTCCAGCATGAGCTGGAAGAGGCTGAGGAGCGTGCTGACATTGCAGAGTCTCAAGTTAACAAACTCAGAGCCAAAAGCCGTGACTCTGGCAAGGTAAATACTGAAAAATGTAGATGACTGATGTCCATAATAGACAAGTACTGTATGGGCCTCTTATGCAATATGAAATTAAGTTTTGACgataaaaattatattttctttCAGAGCAAGGATTCGGCTGAATGAAGTTGATTCTTCGGGGGGTTGTTTCAACTCATATAATATGATGTGAAATATaccacaataaataaatcttttgaaaaaaaaaaacccaaatatcaatatttttttgtgtctgacagtatattttttaacaacCTGATCTTATAATCTCAAGATAGTCAATTTAATTtcacttggagaaactggagatATACGCCTTTTCTAGGAACAGTAAAACCACACAATTATCTTTTAAGTGATTTGTTCCTGAAGAAGAATTTTCATTTAATCTTTACCTTTATAGGGTTTCTATACATTGTTTTGCCATTTGTCAGTTTTACAGCATTTAAACTGAAAAGTAAAAGTGAAAAGTAGTTGAACATTTTATGAAcataaattttaaaaacaaaatgaaaaagatgaaCAGAAAATGATTCAAGCTGGAACAGGACctcaactccatccatccatttactaatccgtttatccttccaagggtcgtgggcgtgctggagcctctcccagctgtcttcaggcaggagaCAGTGGACactctgaaatggttgccagccaatcgcagggcacccataGACGAACAAAAATTCGAGCCCACACTCCCACCgcagacaatttaaagtgttccattgagctgccacgcatgtttttggaatgtgggaggaaaccagaatacccggagaaaacccacgcagacacgggtagaacatgcaaactccacataggagcCAGAATGGAacgtgcacctctgcactgggaggctggcgtgttaaccagtcgtccaccgtgccACCAGCACCTCAACTCCTTCCAGTCAATGCCTCCATTCCTGAAGAGCAGACACCACTGCCAGCAGCTCTTGGTTGCCGACATAATTTATTTCCACGGGAGATAGTCTTCTGGTGAAGAAAGCACAGGAGTGTACTTTTTGTTCCTTGTAGCTTCTTTGCGAGAGGATGGCCCCCAGTCTAGAGTTAGGAGCATCCACCTTGATGAATTGGAGTGAGATATCAGAATGGATGAGAACAGGAACGAGATGAACAGTCGCTTGAGGTAATTGAAGGCTGCATTAGTTTCAGGTGTCCAGGGAAACGAATACGATGTCGAGGTGAGTTAAAATATGAAATCTCGGGTTTGCCTCGgtctcgggcctgcaaatcaagttaccGTAAGTGATCGGGCTTAAATACCCTCGGGCTGGGTCGGGCTCGATTTTTTAGGACCGATTTTGGCGCTAGACAGACGCTAAAACCGGACATAGAAATgcaacaatttcaaaataaaagggaaCAAACAACAACTCATAAAACAAgtgctgtatttttattcagGAGAAGCCTACTGTTTGCTAAACTCTATTCTTTGTTCTACAATAATATGACAGTCTGGTTGTACATTATATAACAAGCAAGATTTCCAAAACTTGTCAATGTTCAGTAAGGTATTCTACTCAAAAGCATGTTTACGTCTGAAAATTTATTTAAACAATATTTTAAGCATATAACACAgccattacaatttttttggcACCAGTTACAATTTTATCAACAAAATACCTCTCTTAAAGTACACATTGTGGTGATTTAAATGCAGTAAGCATTGGTTTGGGTCAAATAGACATTGATATTAATAGCAACAAACCTTTGAGCCACAAGAGTGTAGCAAAGGCTTGTCACAAAAGAACAAGCGATGTGAACATCAGAAGTGTAGTCACCCCAGAAATGTCAATAGTATTTGTGGAGTAtaagttaagcagtaaaatccacctgtCTTTAATCCATCTCAGAGCACGGCTATTTTGTCACTTACTGTTGACCGTAAATAACATCACActtgctcaggtaacaaccaatcacggctcagcttaaaaaaacaacaggtgAGTCGTGATTGGTGCTTTACTGAGCCCTTTgctactgtgatgtcatttgacagttgacagaaagtggcaaaatggccacccgctGACATTTCTAAAAAATTGGTCGATTTTGTTGCTGAACTCATATTCCATAAACATGATATTCTATATTCTGTATTTGGAATAATGGAGGTGCACAGAAACTATTACTGCAAAGAATATTTGGGGGTTCATTTCCACTTTAAAATACACAAATCCCtccaaaatattattaaaaGGAGTGCAAGACTTTCCAGGATGTCAAGAAGAAAATTTGTATTCAAAGTAGTGTGTGAATAGTGTCACCCACGTGACTTCAAAAACTCAGCAGGCATCGACGGGTTGTTGAAGATGTCTTGAGACATAACTCAGATAAGAAGAGCATGCCACTTGGCTATGGGCTGACGGACTGAGCGCAGCATAAGGTCCAAGTGTTCACTTTCTGAATTATTGTCCTTCTTCATAGTTAACTGTCCAAGCATTTGCTTGGGTAAGTTTCTATTTGAGTGAGTCTCATAGACAGAGACCAAAATTTTAAACTGTTGCACAGGAAATTCTGGCAGGGGGAAAACAAGAACTTCATTGAAGACAGTCACCGTGCCACGCACCACTACGGGGGTTTTCTGATGCTTCAACTTGCACCGGTTGCACTGTACACTGATCCTGACATAGAGCTCTGTACAACACAAGGAAGGTGTGTTAGAACGTTTTGTTTGACTCAAAGCTGTGTTATCAAAGCTGATAAATCCCTATTTGTTTGATACCTGCATCCAAATGCAGCTCCTTATGGACTGTATGAACCTTCAGCACTCCAACCTCAATTCTCTGAGAAGTTGGAAGAAACTTCAGTGACAGAAGAATTTCCCCGACAAGATCCTGCCGATTGATCGTATAAACAGAAATGTCATTTAGACATATTTTAGATAAATTATGGTAAAAACATTCCTAACTGAATTTTGAATCATTGCCAgatgttgtcattttcaaaaggtatgaattgattgattgattgtaaCAAACAATATTCGgaagtaagatttttttaaatcaatctcCGTCATAAGTgttcgaatggttgtttgtctaggtGTGCCTTGTGAATGGCTGggaacaagttcagggtgtaccccgcctactgcctgaagactgcACGGccgcggccctcgtgaggataaacggattagaaaatggatggatggatggatggatggatggatggatggacagctaaaattttgaatgaaaagtTTACGAAATAACCATCTCATTCCACTTCACTGTCCATATTAGAATAGTCAAGGTTATGGTAAAGATGCAGTGAAATAAGTATAAAGTCGTAACTAAATTGCGTACAAGTAAAATCTACCATCTGGCAAATTTGAAGGGGCTGGTTATTCAGTTGTCTGTACCTAAAGTATTTTTACACTACACAAAATCATCTTGTGGGCCAGATTAAACACTTTTGCGAGCCCGGTCCGGCCCATGagccatatgtttgacacctctgatctACATCGTATGGCgcccaaagcgctttacaagtCCCACATTCACCCATTAACGCACAGATTCATACACCAATGGGAAGCTGCTGCCATGCAAAACAAACTCTAATTTATTCTTCTTCAGCCACGCCCAGTTGGAGCATTGCATAACCTAAACTTGCATACACACGAATTTGAGTGCATGCAAACGTGTGTATGCAAGTAGGCCTATGTGACAGTTTCACCTGTATCTGTCTGTTTGAGTAAGgcttatttttaccttttgggGAGTTTTGAGCTTTCCTTTTAGCTCCAGAGGGTAGGAGATATTGAGATGTCTTAAAGGCACCCTAACCTCTCCCAATGTTGTGTGTCTGGAGAATTTATCAAAGTCTCTCACCTGACAGAAAGAAACAAATGGGGGTGTTATTAAATGGTGGTCAGACATATTATGGAATAAGTGTAGTCATACATATGAGGGTTTGGATTTTTAGATTATTGCCTATACTCTATACAGACAATAGAATGTCCGAGGCGATCATCTTTCTTAAAAATCATCAAATCACTACAACAATATAGCATGTCAGAAAGAAGTAATAATATGTATCATTTCATCGTAGTACCAATGTGGAATTAtatttgtactgtatgttaGATAACCTCCATTCTGAGGTCGATGTACTCCAGCTCCTTTTCGTCATGTAGAAGACAGGTGAATTGGTCTCCAAACAAAGGGTTACAGGTGCCTTTTACAATACGAGTCCGCCAGTCCTGCAGCACTGTGCGTAGAGTAAGTGGTGTCCCTTCATCCTAACAGAATCAGTGATAGTAGGTTACTATGGAGTGGATGAACAGGTTCTTGGAGATCTTTTtgctaaaacaaaaatgacatgagAATGGTAGACCTTAAGAGGTTGTTTTAAGAGGtgttgatttcataaaaagttCCACATTCAAAATTACCGTAGTCATAGCCAATCCATAAACTGTTCAAAATGGTACATGAAATTCACTTGAGATTATTGTAGATGTTGCCAGGATCTCTGACAATCATGCAAAAGATTTACTCAAATGTGTCTCCGATCATGTATAAGAATCATTTtcataatgtaaaaataaaccaaTGCAAATTATGTACATTTTACAAATATTATGCAAAATCTACGGTCTTCTATGCCATTGGCAGCCACAGGATAGCAATTCAACAAATGAGCATCTACTTGTGCACATTTAAGCTTGGATAACTTTGGACTTTACGATTTTAATATAAAACACTTAGAGAAAATATACAATCAAGATAGAAATCCCCCCAAAATCAGTGTTTGATAAACACACAAAGGTTGAAGGAAATCCACGTCATCGGTGTGTATCCTACGTTTATTtcttaaatgaaataaatttaaATTGGTGGCAGGTGCCAATTTCATTTGATATTAAAGATAATAATATGCAAGATattaaagataataataataatgtaatagaCAAGGATCTACCACTTCCTCAATGTAAGGCCCATCCATCTGGGATCCGATCCATAGAAGCTTCATTTGGACAAACAGCTGGAGGCTGCTGATTTGCCGTGGCTGCTGAAGGCCCTCGACCTCCAAGATCGTAACCACAAGACGGTGCTGCTCCGTGTCATAATATAGAGAATAATGGAGCAATCCTTGAATCATCTGTGGGCCACAGAAGGTGAGACAGAAAATAAGTCCAGTGCTGTTTTCATCGCATGTGTTATTTAGACCAAAAGAAAATGTTATGttgtcatgataataataaggCTACAATAATGTCAAACAGCTTTTCCCAACAGGACTGCCATACACAGAACATACTAAGGATGCACTGCCTTTGAACCCAATGAGTGTCAAGTGGTCTGGTGAGTTGAGATACAAAGAAGACGTAAGAAAAGTTTGATACAAACGTGAACATTTcctgcttcctgtgtggattccAAGATGTCCGTAT is a window from the Hippocampus zosterae strain Florida chromosome 3, ASM2543408v3, whole genome shotgun sequence genome containing:
- the syt19 gene encoding synaptotagmin-1: MMALPLNYFTSGRFLSSAAALKFPFSDAVKYSILGLSVALLLVALGILAWQASRCFKRPSATAPRHRAVNGELLQTDDVSDITEQYKGIPTIKVEDVDTDILESTQEAGNVHMIQGLLHYSLYYDTEQHRLVVTILEVEGLQQPRQISSLQLFVQMKLLWIGSQMDGPYIEEVDEGTPLTLRTVLQDWRTRIVKGTCNPLFGDQFTCLLHDEKELEYIDLRMEVRDFDKFSRHTTLGEVRVPLRHLNISYPLELKGKLKTPQKDLVGEILLSLKFLPTSQRIEVGVLKVHTVHKELHLDAELYVRISVQCNRCKLKHQKTPVVVRGTVTVFNEVLVFPLPEFPVQQFKILVSVYETHSNRNLPKQMLGQLTMKKDNNSESEHLDLMLRSVRQPIAKWHALLI